A stretch of Lathyrus oleraceus cultivar Zhongwan6 chromosome 6, CAAS_Psat_ZW6_1.0, whole genome shotgun sequence DNA encodes these proteins:
- the LOC127097791 gene encoding uncharacterized protein LOC127097791, with amino-acid sequence MNSSTFCSVFLGLILISQYPFAANARSHGLKGSLITIVCGASSNVAECNKILGSNPHAAEMKSYRELAKVVLEMALEKASAGQSFLKGLAAETKSPALTQCANFDYDGAVMSFKSAIGELKKDPQTANYDAKVAGDGPAQCDRGMAAGHVVNPEVTALNSLITFFSELAFLVTNYL; translated from the coding sequence ATGAATTCTTCAACATTCTGTTCCGTGTTCCTTGGCTTGATCCTAATTTCTCAATACCCTTTCGCTGCAAATGCCAGATCTCATGGATTAAAGGGAAGCCTAATTACCATCGTTTGCGGCGCATCATCCAACGTGGCAGAATGCAACAAAATCCTCGGATCAAATCCTCATGCCGCAGAAATGAAAAGCTACAGGGAACTCGCAAAGGTTGTTCTCGAAATGGCATTAGAGAAAGCATCCGCAGGACAGAGTTTTCTGAAAGGATTAGCAGCAGAAACCAAGTCTCCAGCACTCACACAGTGTGCTAATTTTGATTATGATGGTGCTGTTATGTCTTTTAAAAGCGCTATTGGTGAGTTGAAGAAAGATCCCCAAACTGCTAATTATGATGCTAAGGTTGCTGGTGATGGACCTGCTCAATGTGACAGAGGAATGGCGGCTGGACATGTTGTTAATCCTGAAGTTACCGCTCTTAATAGTCTGATTACTTTTTTTAGTGAATTGGCATTCCTTGTCACTAATTATCTTTaa
- the LOC127096002 gene encoding uncharacterized protein LOC127096002, whose protein sequence is MESSKGNIYSFKFKDPDLKSLRDLVSQMHPVYIINFGKNYGNLLSILNQQVDHTALIPLAQFYDLPLRCFTFQDIQLAPTLEEFERLVRIPMKNKPLFEGIDESLPLEVIASVLHMVEKEAEANLETKGNTKGFSLSFLLERAHTLLKAESWDACYSAIALAIYGVVLFPNMDGFVDMAAICIFLTGNPVPTLLDDVYYYISHRYTKKKGLIACCAPLLYQWFLEHLPKTGAWVEQTDVSWSQRLGSLQSKNLS, encoded by the coding sequence ATGGAATCAAGCAAAGGAAACATTTACTCTTTCAAGTTCAAGGATCCCGATTTAAAGAGCTTACGTGACTTGGTCTCTCAGATGCACCCGGTATACATAATTAACTTTGGGAAGAATTATGGCAATTTGCTCAGCATCCTCAATCAACAAGTGGACCATACAGCCTTAATCCCTTTGGCCCAATTTTATGACctacctttaagatgcttcacattccaagacATCCAGCTAGCACCAACTTTGGAAGAATTCGAGCGTCTTGTTAGGATTCCTATGAAGAACAAGCCACTATTTGAAGGGATAGATGAATCTTTGCCCCTTGAGGTCATTGCTAGTGTGCTTCACATGGTTGAAAAGGAAGCAGAGGCTAACTTAGAGACCAaagggaataccaaaggattttcactaagttttctcttggaaagaGCTCATACCCTATTGAAAGCAGAAAGTTGGGATGCTTGTTACTCTGCTATTGCGTTGGCCATCTATGGCGTTGTCCTGTTCCCGAATATGGATGGTTTCGTAGACATGGCTGCCATTTGTATTTTCCTTACTGGGAACCCAGTACCCACTTTGTTAGACGATGTCTACTATTACATAAGTCATAGGTATACTAAGAAGAAgggattgattgcttgttgtgctcctttattGTATCAGTGGTTTCTAGAACATCTTCCGAAGACAGGTGCTTGGGTTGAGCAGACAGATGTTAGTTGGTCTCAGAGATTGGGATCACTCCAATCTAAAAATCTCTCTTGA
- the LOC127096001 gene encoding uncharacterized protein LOC127096001: MESSKGNIYSFKFKDPDLKSLRDLVSQMHPVYRINFGKNYGNLLSILNQQVDHTALIPLAQFYDLPLRCFTFQDFQLAPTLEEFERLVRIPMKNKPLFEGIDESLPLEVIASVLHMVEKEAEANLETKGNTKGFSLSFLLERAHTLLKAESWDACYSAIALAIYGVVLFPNMDGFVDMAAICIFLTGNPVPTLLDDVYYYISHRYTKKKGLIACCAPLLYQWFLEHLPKTGAWVEQTDVSWSQRLGSLQSKNLS, translated from the coding sequence ATGGAATCAAGCAAAGGAAACATTTACTCTTTCAAGTTCAAGGATCCCGATCTAAAGAGCTTACGTGACTTGGTCTCTCAGATGCACCCGGTATACAGAATTAACTTTGGGAAGAATTATGGGAATTTGCTCAGCATCCTCAATCAACAAGTGGACCATACAGCCTTAATCCCTTTGGCCCAATTTTATGACctacctttaagatgcttcacattccaagacttccaGCTAGCACCAACGTTGGAAGAATTCGAGCGTCTTGTTAGGATTCCTATGAAGAACAAGCCACTATTTGAAGGCATAGATGAATCTTTGCCCCTTGAGGTCATTGCTAGTGTGCTTCACATGGTTGAAAAGGAAGCAGAGGCTAACTTAGAGACCAaagggaataccaaaggattttcactaagttttctcttggaaagaGCTCATACCCTATTGAAAGCAGAAAGTTGGGATGCTTGTTACTCTGCTATTGCATTGGCCATCTATGGCGTTGTCCTGTTCCCGAATATGGATGGTTTCGTAGACATGGCTGCCATTTGTATTTTCCTTACTGGGAACCCAGTACCCACTTTGTTAGACGATGTCTACTATTACATAAGTCATAGGTATACTAAGAAGAAgggattgattgcttgttgtgctcctttattGTATCAGTGGTTTCTAGAACATCTTCCGAAGACAGGTGCTTGGGTTGAGCAGACAGATGTTAGTTGGTCTCAGAGATTGGGATCACTCCAATCTAAAAATCTCTCTTGA